The nucleotide sequence GTGCGGGCGGCGTCCCCGGCCGGCGCCTGAGCCAGCCCGCTGGCCCGGCGGACGGGGGTGGCGATGGCCTTGGCCAGCGCCTCGGCGCTCCCGTAGATCCGGACGCGTTCATGCGCCCGGGTGACCGCGGTGTACAGCAGCTCGCGGGTCAGCAGCGGTGATCCGACGGGGGGCAGCACGACCGAGACGGTGTCGAACTGGCTGCCCTGGGACTTGTGCACCGTCATGGCGTGCAGATCGACAGCGTCGTCCAACAGCGACGGCGGCAGGCTCAGCGCACCCTCCGGGCGGTCGACGACGGCCTGCAGCTGATCGCCGAGCAGGGTCACGACCGCCGTGTCGCCGTTGCTGAACAGGTCGGAGTTGCGCTGGATGAGCAGCGGCTCGCCGACGTAGTGCCGGGTGTCGAAGCCGTAGTCCGGCAGTTGCGCCCCGAGCCACGCCCGCAGGGATCGGGCCCAGTGGGTGACCCCGAACGGTCCCTCGCGGTGCCCGCACAGGAAGCGGTGCCCGCCCAGCGCCCGGTTCGCGCCCTCCCCGTCGCCCACCAGCGCCGGTCCGCGGACCGCCTCTGCGGTGGCCAGCGCGTCCCGGCGCACCTGCGGTAGCGAGGTGGGGTCCGTCGTCGGGTCGAAGTCGATCAGCTCGAGTGCCTCGGAGGCCTCGATGAGGGCCGCCGCGCGCCGCGCGTCCCCGGACTCGATGGCCTCGGCGAGCGCGTTGATCTGTGTGTTGGACCGGTAGTTCGTGACCAGCCGGGCCACGGCCCCGCCGGGCGCGGAGACGAGGTCGTCGGCGGACTCGATGTCGGCCAGCACCGCCCCGGCCTCGACCGACCTCAGCTGGTGCGGGTCGCCGAGCAGGACCAGCCGGGTGCCGGGGCCCAGGGCCTCCACCAGGACGGTCATGAGCTCGAGGGAGACCATGGAGGTCTCGTCGACCACGACCACGTCGTAGGGGAGCGGGTCGACGGGCGAGTAGGGCGAGACGGCGGACCGGGGTCGCATCTTCAGCAGCTTGTGGAGCGTGCCTCCCCACACGGCGCCGCCGCTGCCGCCGACGGTGCTGAGCAGCCGGGTGGCCGCCTTGCCGGTCGGCGCGGCCAGTGCGACGCGCGGTGCGTGGGGGGCGAGCGCCCGGAGCAGCTCGGCGACGATGGTGGTCTTCCCGGTGCCCGGTCCGCCGGTGATGACGGTGGTCCCGTGGGTGAGCGCCGCCGCGATCGCGGCGCGCTGGTGCTCGTCGAGATGCGCGGGCGGCTCCGGGGCCGCCTCGGCGACGAAGTCGGTGAGGCGGCTGCGGGCGCGAAGCGCCGCCGCGAGCCTTGTCTCCAGGCGGTGGTACCGGTCGAGATACAGCAGCGTGCCGTCCAGCCGGAAGGGGGCGGCCGGGCCGCCGGGGGGCGCGACCGTGCGGGACGCGGCCACGTCGTCGACCCAGGAGGTCGGCTCCGGCCAGTCGAGCGTCGTGGGGTCCGCAGCGGTTCCGTCGTCCAGGTCGCCCTCGGGGGCGAGCTCGTGCGCGCGCGTGAGGTCGAGGCACACCGACCCCAGGCGCAGCTCGCGCACGGCCAGCGCCAGGGCGAGCAGCACCCGCGGGTCGGCCTCGTCGGCGAGCTGACCGACGCGCCGGGCCAGGTGGAAGTCGATCAGCTGCAGCATGCCCGCATCGATGAACTCGGCGAGCAGCCCGGTGGCGGAGATGGGTCGCTCACGCATGGTGTCCTCCCAGCAGGTTCGACGCGGCGACGGTGAGGGCGGCGGGCGGGAACCAGCCGAACACGCCGCAGACGGATCCGTCGACGACAGGGGTCGTCGGCCCTGCCATGCCGCGGACGAACAGGTAGCCGACGCCCCCGAGGTGCGTGGCGGGGTCGTAGCCGGGCAGCGTGGCGCTGAGGAACCGGTGCAGGGCGACGCAGTAGAGCATCGCCTGGAGCGGGT is from Tessaracoccus palaemonis and encodes:
- the recD gene encoding exodeoxyribonuclease V subunit alpha, which translates into the protein MRERPISATGLLAEFIDAGMLQLIDFHLARRVGQLADEADPRVLLALALAVRELRLGSVCLDLTRAHELAPEGDLDDGTAADPTTLDWPEPTSWVDDVAASRTVAPPGGPAAPFRLDGTLLYLDRYHRLETRLAAALRARSRLTDFVAEAAPEPPAHLDEHQRAAIAAALTHGTTVITGGPGTGKTTIVAELLRALAPHAPRVALAAPTGKAATRLLSTVGGSGGAVWGGTLHKLLKMRPRSAVSPYSPVDPLPYDVVVVDETSMVSLELMTVLVEALGPGTRLVLLGDPHQLRSVEAGAVLADIESADDLVSAPGGAVARLVTNYRSNTQINALAEAIESGDARRAAALIEASEALELIDFDPTTDPTSLPQVRRDALATAEAVRGPALVGDGEGANRALGGHRFLCGHREGPFGVTHWARSLRAWLGAQLPDYGFDTRHYVGEPLLIQRNSDLFSNGDTAVVTLLGDQLQAVVDRPEGALSLPPSLLDDAVDLHAMTVHKSQGSQFDTVSVVLPPVGSPLLTRELLYTAVTRAHERVRIYGSAEALAKAIATPVRRASGLAQAPAGDAARTDAIASAT